The Klebsiella aerogenes KCTC 2190 region GAAGCGATGTGCAGCTGCGCCTGTTTATCGTCGAGCTGCAGGGTGATCTGCAGCGCCCCCAGCTCCTGCGGATGCAGGCGCAGTTCGGCGCTCTGCTGGCCGTTGCGGTGGAACATCAGCACCTGCTGGCTCAGCGCCTGCTGCCATTCCGGGCTGCCGAGCTGGGCATTAAGCTGCGGCGTCGGCGGCGCGGTTACCAGCGCACTGGCGGGCGTGGCGCTCTGGCTGGGGCTGGCGGCGGAGAAAGCGACGGCGGCAGGTTGCGATGGGGTATTCTCCGCCGGACGTTCGGCCATATCGTGCTGCGGCGTGGTCGCGGTCTGCACAACAGGAGAAGGCAGATTTTGCCCGCTAAGGGGATCCGTGCCCGGCTGCGGCTTCGCCGCCGGTTCGCCTTCCGGCAGGTTCGCGACATGCTGAGTCGCCGCGTTGCCGATGTGGAGCGCGGTTTTATCGCCGCTGGTCGCAGCTGGTTGAGCCTGCGGTAGCGCGGTCTGCGGCGGCGGGGCGACGATTGCCGCCGGCAGCATGGCGTACAGTGCCTGCAGCGTCGCCGGATCTAAAGTTTTCGCCTCGCTGAGCGGCGGCGTATCCGGGCGCGTATCCTCTTTTTTCGCTGTTGCGTCGACGGCGTTTTCCGCCGATGCCGGTAGCGCATTGACCAGCAGCGCGCCGCGTTCGCCAAGCGCGGCCAGCAGCTGGTTAAGCTGGTTACGGCTTAGCGGCGGGGCGCTTTCATCGTCGGCGCTCAGCGCCGCCGGCGGCAGCGTGCCGCTTTGCGCGGGCGTGAAGCGCGCGCCAAGCAGTTGCGCAAAGGCAGATGACAGCTGAGCGTCATCGAGCGCCAGATCCGGCAGGGCGCTGGCGTCGCCGGGTAGGCTAAGGGCGGGCAAAGCATTGAGATTCATGAAGCGGTATTCCTTTGTGTACTGCGTTGCGCGAACTCATCCATCAATTTTTGATTGCGTTTGTTTTCCAACTGCAGCTCGGCGTTTTGCGCGCGCGTGTGCAGGGTATCGTAGGCGTTCAGCCGCTGCTGATGGTCCTGCCACTGCTTCACGGCGTGATCCACCTTTTGCCCCCACTGCAGAAGCTGCTGGCGCTGTTGTTCGATAGCCTGTTCGAGGGTGGCAATGAACTGCTGGTAGTTCTGCCAGCGCGAGCTTTCCATGCCGCCAGAAAGGGTGCTGTTGAGCTTTTGCCGGTACTCGTCCTGATAGTTAAGCAACATCGTCAGCTGTTGCTCGGCGGCCTGTTGCGCCTGGCGCGCCTGGCCCAAACGCTGCGCCGCCTGTTCGACGGCCTCCTGGGCCAGATTGCGCAGGGTAATCAAAGGGGACTGTGCTTTCATCGCGTGGCGTCTCCGATGGCGTTAAACAATCAGCTGCTGTAGCTGCAGACAGGCTTCGTCATAACCGCAGCGCTCGAAAATTCCCTGCTGCAGATAGGTCTCCATTTGCGGATACAGGGTAATGGCTTTATCCAGCAGCGGGTCGCTACCGGCGGCATAGGCGCCGACGCTTATTAAATCGCGGTTGCGCTGGAAGCTGGCCAGCATCTGTTTAAAGGTGCGTACCCGGCGATAATGTTCGTCATCGATAAGTGACGTCATCGCGCGGCTGATCGAGGCTTCAATATCGATGGCCGGGTAGTGACCGGCCTCCGCCAGACGTCGGGACAGCACCACGTGACCATCGAGGATCGCGCGCGCCGAATCGGCGATCGGATCCTGCTGATCGTCCCCTTCGGTGAGTACGGTATAGAAGGCGGTGATCGAACCGCCGCCGCTGATACCGTTGCCCGCGCGTTCAACCAGCGCCGGCAGTTTGGCGAATACCGATGGCGGATAGCCTTTGGTAGCCGGTGGTTCGCCGATCGCCAGCGCGATTTCACGCTGCGCCATCGCATAGCGAGTGAGCGAATCCATGATCAGCAGCACGTGCTGGCCGCGATCGCGAAAATCTTCGGCGATGCGGGTGGCGTAAGCGGCGCCCTGCATGCGCAGCAGCGGCGATACGTCCGCCGGGGCGGCGATCACCACTGAACGCGCGCGTCCTTCGGCGCCGAGAATATTCTCGATAAAGTCTTTGACTTCCCGGCCGCGTTCGCCGATCAGGCCGACGACGATAACGTCGGCCTGGGTGTAGCGCGCCATCATGCCCAGCAGCACGCTTTTACCGACGCCGGAGCCGGCGAACAGTCCCATACGTTGGCCGCGCCCAACGGTCAGCAGGCCGTTGATGGTGCGCACGCCGACGTCCAGCACCTGCTCGATAGGGGTACGCTGCAGCGGGTTAAACGGCGCGGTAATCAGCGGCGCGCGATAGCCGGTTTCCGGCGCGGGCAGGCCGTCAAGCGGTCTGGCGCCGCCGTCGAGCACGCGTCCCAGCAGCGCCGGGCCCAGCGGGAGTTGTTTACCAGCGTGCTGGCCGTCCGCCGCGCTGCGGGCGTAAACCCGCGCCCCTGGCACAATCCCTTCGACCTCTTCCAGCGGCATCAGATACAGCCGCTGATCGTTAAAGCCGACCACTTCGCTTTCCACTTCCTGCACGCCGCCGCCGCCGTCACGCTCGATAAGGCAGGTTGCGCCTAGCGGCAGCTGCAGGCCGGTGGCCTCCAGCACCAGACCGGTGGCGCGGGTCAGACGGCCATAGCGTCGTACGGTCGGCGTACGGGCGATACGCTGCTCCAGCGCTTCAAGCGAATTCAGCCAGCGGCCGAGACGGGCGGTCATCACAGATCTCCCGGCGCGGCGAGGCGACACAATTCGTGCCAGCGGGTGGCGAGACTGGCGTCGAGATCGCCCTCCTCGGCGCTGACCTTACAGCCGCCGGGATGCAGATCGCCATCCGCCAGCAACCGCCAGCCGTGCAGGCTGAGGGTGGTGCCTAACTGCTGCTCAACGCGCTCATAATCTTGCGGGTGTACGCGCAGCTGCGGCTTGCCGTTGAACATCGGTTCTTGCTGGATCAACTGTTGAATTTGCGTCAGCAGGGCAGTGCCGTCGCAGACCGGCGGCTGGCCAAGCACCTGTTTCGCGGCGGTTAGCGCCAGCTGCATCAGGCGTGAGGCGATGACCGAATCGAGCGCATCAAGGGTGTGCTGAAACTCGCTCACCAGCTGCTGCCAGTGGTCGGTCAGCGGCTGTTGCTGCTGCTGTGCTTCCAGCAGCCCCTGCTGGCGGCCCTCCTCAAGTCCCTGCTGAAATCCGGCTTCATAGCCTTTTTGCTGGCCATCGGCATAACCGGATTGCTGACCTTGCTGCTCGGCCTGCAGGCGCAGGGCGGCAAGCTGCTGCTGCAGTTCCGCCTGAGCGTCAGGCTGCAAGGCTTCGTTATCCAACGTCGGTAGCGGCGGTTCAAAAGCTGGCGCCGCGTCGCCGAGGTCGTTGAGTGACCAGGGCTGCCAGGGCATGGAATTAATGCGATCAGACATAGGTGTCCTCGCCGCCGCCAATAATCATTTCGCCGCTCTCCGCCAGCCGTCTGACTATCAGCAGAATCGCTTTCTGTTCGTTTTCCACCTGCGACATGCGCACCGGCCCACGGTTGGCGAGATCGTCGCGCAGAATATCGGCCGCGCGCTGGGACATGTTTTTGAGGAACTTCTCGCGCAGCGGCTGCTCGGCGCCCTTCAGAGCAATCAGCAGCGATTCGCTGTCCACGTCCTGCAGCAGGCGCTGGATACTGCGATCGTCGACCTCCACCAGGTTTTCGAACAGGAACATCTCGTCGATGATCTTCTGCGCCAGCTCGCCATCGTATTCGCGCATCGCGTCGATAACGGCTTCTTCCTGCTGGGTTTTCATCAGGTTGATAATCTCGGCGGCGGTACGCACTCCGCCCATTTTGCTGCGCTTGAGGTTCTGGCCGTCGAGCAGGTTGTTGAGTACTTCAGTCAACTCCGCCAGCGCCGCCGGCTGCACGCCGCCGAAGGTGGCGATACGCAGCATTACGTCGTTGCGCAGGCGCTCATCGAACTGCGCCAGAATATCCGCCGCCTGGCCGCGCTTGAGATGGACCAGGATGGTGGCGATGATCTGCGGGTGTTCATCGCGGATCAGGTCGGCGGCGCTCTGCGGCTCCATAAAGTTGAGCGTTTCCATCCCGGAGGTGGTTTCGCGGGATTCGAGAATATCCTCCAGCAGGCTGGCGGCACGCTCTTCGCCCAGCGCTTTCACCAGCACCGAACGCAAATAGTCGCTGGCGTTGACGCTCAGGGCGGCGAACTGTTCGGCATCGTCTTCAAATTCAGACAGGATCTCGCCGAGCTGTTTATGCGAGACCTGGCTCATGCCGGCCATGGTGCCGCTCAAAAGCTGGACTTCGCGGGAGGAGAGGTGCTTGAGCACCTCCGCCGCGCGGTCTTCGCCCAGCGTCATCAGTAAAATGGCGCTTTTATCGGTTCCGGTCAGGCTCATAGTTCGTTACTCATCCATTGGCGGATTACCAGAGCGACGACCCGCGGATCTTTATCCGCCAGTTCGCGGATGCGCTGGCTCTGGACTTCTGCGCTGACGCGCTGCTGCGATTTACGGCGCAGCGCCAGCTCCTCATTGCTTGGTTTATGGCTGTCGTTCGCTTTAGCGACCGGCGCGCTGGCGGCGGCGACCGCGGCTTGCTGTGCGGCCTGACGCTGCTGCAGCTGTGGCTTAATCAGCTTGCGCCACAATACCCAGCCGACCAGCAGTACCAGCAGATAACGTCCCAGTTCGAGCAGCAAATCGATAAACGCCTGGCTCTGCCAGAACGGCAGCTCGCCGCCGGTCATCTGATTGTCGGTAAATGGCGTATTGACCACCTGCAGGCTATCGCCGCGGCTGCTGGAGTAGCCCATCGCTTCGCGCACCAGCGCTTCAATCTGCGCCAGTTGTTCTTTACTCATCGGCTGCGCTTTACCGTCGGCGTTGAGGCTGTAGTTCACCACCACGGCGACCGACAGGCGCTCCACCGTCCCGGCTTTTTGTTGGGTATGGCGGATGGTGCGATCGAGTTCGTAGTTGGTGGTGGCGTCGCGTCGGGTGCTTAACGGGCCGCTGTTGGCCGCGGCGCTACGGGTGTTGGTCGCGTTGCTGGCGTTATTGGCCGCCGGTTTAGCGGTTTCAATCGGCGCGGTGGCCGGCGCGCTCGGCTGGTTGGATAACGCCCCAGGAACGCCGCCCACCTGCGGTCCGCCGATTTGCTCGTTGCTGCTGGT contains the following coding sequences:
- the fliH gene encoding flagellar assembly protein FliH, which codes for MSDRINSMPWQPWSLNDLGDAAPAFEPPLPTLDNEALQPDAQAELQQQLAALRLQAEQQGQQSGYADGQQKGYEAGFQQGLEEGRQQGLLEAQQQQQPLTDHWQQLVSEFQHTLDALDSVIASRLMQLALTAAKQVLGQPPVCDGTALLTQIQQLIQQEPMFNGKPQLRVHPQDYERVEQQLGTTLSLHGWRLLADGDLHPGGCKVSAEEGDLDASLATRWHELCRLAAPGDL
- the fliJ gene encoding flagellar export protein FliJ → MKAQSPLITLRNLAQEAVEQAAQRLGQARQAQQAAEQQLTMLLNYQDEYRQKLNSTLSGGMESSRWQNYQQFIATLEQAIEQQRQQLLQWGQKVDHAVKQWQDHQQRLNAYDTLHTRAQNAELQLENKRNQKLMDEFAQRSTQRNTAS
- the fliI gene encoding flagellar protein export ATPase FliI, giving the protein MTARLGRWLNSLEALEQRIARTPTVRRYGRLTRATGLVLEATGLQLPLGATCLIERDGGGGVQEVESEVVGFNDQRLYLMPLEEVEGIVPGARVYARSAADGQHAGKQLPLGPALLGRVLDGGARPLDGLPAPETGYRAPLITAPFNPLQRTPIEQVLDVGVRTINGLLTVGRGQRMGLFAGSGVGKSVLLGMMARYTQADVIVVGLIGERGREVKDFIENILGAEGRARSVVIAAPADVSPLLRMQGAAYATRIAEDFRDRGQHVLLIMDSLTRYAMAQREIALAIGEPPATKGYPPSVFAKLPALVERAGNGISGGGSITAFYTVLTEGDDQQDPIADSARAILDGHVVLSRRLAEAGHYPAIDIEASISRAMTSLIDDEHYRRVRTFKQMLASFQRNRDLISVGAYAAGSDPLLDKAITLYPQMETYLQQGIFERCGYDEACLQLQQLIV
- a CDS encoding flagellar hook-length control protein FliK, which encodes MNLNALPALSLPGDASALPDLALDDAQLSSAFAQLLGARFTPAQSGTLPPAALSADDESAPPLSRNQLNQLLAALGERGALLVNALPASAENAVDATAKKEDTRPDTPPLSEAKTLDPATLQALYAMLPAAIVAPPPQTALPQAQPAATSGDKTALHIGNAATQHVANLPEGEPAAKPQPGTDPLSGQNLPSPVVQTATTPQHDMAERPAENTPSQPAAVAFSAASPSQSATPASALVTAPPTPQLNAQLGSPEWQQALSQQVLMFHRNGQQSAELRLHPQELGALQITLQLDDKQAQLHIASAHGQVRAAVEAAMPQLRHALAESGINLGQSSVGGEATPQWQQQNGNGEGRASYAERHGGGSDAAPIEPVSAPAALQRMANQLNGVDIFA
- the fliG gene encoding flagellar motor switch protein FliG encodes the protein MSLTGTDKSAILLMTLGEDRAAEVLKHLSSREVQLLSGTMAGMSQVSHKQLGEILSEFEDDAEQFAALSVNASDYLRSVLVKALGEERAASLLEDILESRETTSGMETLNFMEPQSAADLIRDEHPQIIATILVHLKRGQAADILAQFDERLRNDVMLRIATFGGVQPAALAELTEVLNNLLDGQNLKRSKMGGVRTAAEIINLMKTQQEEAVIDAMREYDGELAQKIIDEMFLFENLVEVDDRSIQRLLQDVDSESLLIALKGAEQPLREKFLKNMSQRAADILRDDLANRGPVRMSQVENEQKAILLIVRRLAESGEMIIGGGEDTYV